Proteins from one Arthrobacter sp. DNA4 genomic window:
- a CDS encoding DEAD/DEAH box helicase, whose translation MTTFAALGTPKALADTLTAQGIVEPFPIQVKTLPDTLSGRDVLGRGRTGSGKTIAFAIPLVARLAEREAKYFRKPGRPMGLVLAPTRELATQINATIEPLAKAAGLNTTVIYGGISQARQEKALRAGVDIVIACPGRLEDLIRQRILTLEAVEITVLDEADHMADLGFLPVVKKLMDMTPSQGQRLLFSATLDNGVDKIVQRYLSNPLTHSVDDPQAAVTTMEHHVLVVNDQTVKKQLIVELASGAGRRVLFMRTKHHARKLAKTLTDAGIPAVDLHGNLSQNARDRNLAEFSNGDVRVLVATDVAARGVHVDDVELVIHVDPPTEHKAYLHRSGRTARAGSDGTVVTLTLPEQQADVKKLMKAAGVDVSFERVTASSPIVAELVGDLAEKVDPRTRAALLAAKAPKQGGGTSTGANAERKRARRQAAPTTGGRGGRGGRGKVSAEPARSDATRAERRAVAFEGRTEARAAFDRNAEQNEDRAVAAAAARRNARGRGTASTHRNDVPAAGGRSSAGRGSDGRAAEGRSDSRITRSDAPRGGTGRPTGGRPASGGGQRSGRPATGQRAAAGASGQRSGATGGSKAVWSSNTGGTSGGSYGSGSGSSGNGGSGRPARSGPRRASAPASNERRGR comes from the coding sequence ATGACTACTTTTGCTGCCCTCGGTACTCCCAAGGCCCTTGCAGACACCCTTACCGCCCAGGGAATCGTTGAACCGTTCCCCATTCAGGTGAAGACGCTTCCGGACACGCTGTCCGGCCGTGACGTCCTGGGCCGGGGCCGGACCGGATCCGGTAAAACCATTGCTTTCGCTATCCCGCTTGTAGCAAGACTCGCTGAGCGGGAAGCCAAGTACTTCCGCAAGCCCGGACGCCCCATGGGCCTGGTCCTGGCACCCACCCGTGAACTGGCAACCCAGATCAACGCCACCATCGAGCCGCTGGCCAAGGCCGCCGGCCTAAACACCACCGTGATCTACGGCGGCATCTCCCAGGCCCGGCAGGAAAAGGCGCTGCGCGCCGGCGTCGACATCGTCATCGCCTGCCCCGGCCGCCTGGAGGACCTGATCCGCCAGCGCATCCTGACCCTTGAAGCGGTGGAGATCACCGTCCTGGACGAGGCCGACCACATGGCCGACCTCGGCTTCCTGCCGGTGGTCAAGAAGCTCATGGACATGACCCCCAGCCAGGGCCAGCGCCTGCTCTTCTCCGCCACCCTGGACAACGGCGTGGACAAGATCGTCCAGCGCTACCTGTCCAACCCGCTCACCCACTCCGTGGACGATCCGCAGGCAGCGGTGACCACCATGGAGCACCACGTGCTGGTGGTCAACGACCAGACCGTCAAGAAGCAGCTGATCGTGGAGCTCGCCTCCGGCGCCGGCCGCCGCGTCCTGTTCATGCGGACCAAGCACCACGCCCGCAAGCTGGCCAAGACCCTGACCGACGCCGGGATCCCCGCCGTGGACCTGCACGGCAACCTCTCCCAGAATGCGCGTGACCGCAACCTGGCCGAGTTCTCCAACGGTGACGTCCGCGTCCTGGTGGCCACCGACGTCGCCGCCCGCGGTGTGCACGTCGACGACGTCGAACTGGTCATCCACGTGGACCCGCCCACCGAGCACAAGGCATACCTGCACCGTTCAGGCCGCACCGCGCGTGCCGGTTCCGACGGCACCGTGGTCACGCTGACCCTGCCCGAGCAGCAGGCCGACGTGAAGAAGCTGATGAAGGCCGCCGGCGTGGACGTCAGCTTTGAGCGCGTCACGGCCAGCTCACCCATCGTGGCTGAACTGGTTGGCGATCTTGCGGAGAAGGTCGACCCCCGCACCCGTGCCGCGCTGCTGGCAGCCAAGGCACCCAAGCAGGGCGGCGGCACCTCCACCGGCGCCAACGCGGAGCGCAAGCGTGCACGCCGCCAGGCTGCTCCCACCACCGGTGGGCGTGGCGGACGTGGTGGACGCGGCAAGGTTTCGGCCGAACCCGCCCGCAGCGACGCCACCCGCGCCGAGCGCCGGGCTGTCGCCTTCGAGGGCCGCACGGAAGCCCGTGCCGCGTTCGACCGCAATGCCGAGCAGAACGAGGACCGCGCAGTGGCAGCAGCCGCTGCCCGCCGCAACGCCCGCGGCCGCGGCACCGCTTCGACCCACCGCAACGACGTTCCCGCAGCAGGTGGCCGCTCATCGGCCGGCCGCGGATCGGACGGGCGTGCAGCCGAGGGCCGCAGCGATTCGCGAATCACCCGCAGTGACGCTCCCCGTGGCGGCACCGGACGCCCCACCGGCGGACGCCCTGCCTCGGGCGGTGGCCAGCGCAGCGGACGCCCCGCAACCGGCCAGCGCGCCGCAGCGGGTGCCTCCGGCCAGCGCTCCGGCGCAACCGGCGGAAGCAAGGCAGTCTGGTCCTCCAACACCGGCGGAACCTCGGGAGGCTCCTACGGTTCCGGCAGCGGCAGTTCAGGCAACGGCGGCTCGGGCCGTCCCGCCCGCAGCGGCCCCCGCCGCGCGTCCGCCCCTGCGTCGAACGAGCGCCGCGGCCGCTAG
- a CDS encoding DUF1206 domain-containing protein, protein MKQVVDKAEDVTNSRVLEFLARTGFAASGILHLLVGAIAIRLSMGGTGHADFSGAVAELATMPVGPFLLWGSFAACAALSLWQAGDAIFDFNHQATKKKVKNKAKAALQAIVYAVLALTLWHFATGTGTGDDNRKATSDFTISMMAAPGGVALLVVIGVAVAVTGVAYGMRGPKRSFEKQLRMPAAGAARTAVLSLGIAYYLAKGLVLLLTGLLIVIATIKEHPEDSTGLDGGLRALRDQPMGPYLLAAVGAGLVCYGAYMIMRARLAKMTK, encoded by the coding sequence CTGAAGCAGGTCGTTGACAAGGCCGAGGACGTCACCAATTCGCGGGTCCTCGAGTTCCTGGCCCGGACCGGGTTCGCGGCCAGCGGCATCCTGCACCTGCTGGTGGGTGCCATCGCCATCCGCCTGTCCATGGGCGGCACCGGGCACGCCGATTTCAGCGGCGCCGTGGCTGAGCTCGCCACCATGCCTGTGGGGCCGTTCCTGCTGTGGGGAAGCTTTGCCGCCTGCGCAGCCTTGTCACTCTGGCAGGCCGGTGACGCGATCTTCGACTTCAACCACCAGGCCACCAAGAAAAAGGTCAAGAACAAAGCCAAGGCCGCGCTGCAGGCAATCGTGTATGCGGTGCTGGCGCTGACTCTCTGGCATTTCGCCACGGGTACGGGCACCGGCGATGACAACCGCAAGGCCACCAGCGACTTCACCATTTCCATGATGGCTGCCCCCGGCGGCGTGGCACTGCTGGTGGTGATCGGCGTGGCAGTCGCTGTTACGGGGGTGGCCTACGGTATGCGGGGCCCCAAGAGAAGCTTCGAGAAGCAGCTGCGGATGCCTGCCGCCGGCGCGGCCCGGACCGCTGTGCTGTCCCTGGGCATTGCTTACTACCTGGCCAAGGGTCTGGTACTGCTGCTGACGGGGCTGCTCATCGTCATCGCCACCATCAAGGAACACCCGGAGGACTCCACCGGCCTGGACGGCGGCCTGCGTGCACTCCGGGACCAGCCCATGGGCCCCTATCTCCTGGCCGCGGTGGGAGCCGGGCTGGTCTGCTACGGCGCGTATATGATCATGCGCGCCCGGCTGGCGAAAATGACCAAGTAA
- a CDS encoding MBL fold metallo-hydrolase, with product MDSLRYDLPALTIRSISVSGMDNNVYLLTAKESGAQVLIDAADDLPAIRQLLADGAADTSAAPRLALVATTHQHWDHVRALKELVKATGARTAAGADDADALPIAADRRLGHGDTVAVDGFELTAVHLRGHTPGSIAFVYEDPEGPAHIFSGDSLFPGGVGNTEKDPERFNQLLSDVTERLFGAYPDTAVVHPGHGKPTTLGAERPHLDEWRARGW from the coding sequence ATGGACTCACTTCGATATGACCTGCCGGCCCTGACCATCCGCAGCATCTCCGTCAGCGGGATGGACAACAACGTGTACCTGCTGACCGCCAAGGAGAGCGGCGCGCAGGTGCTGATTGATGCCGCTGACGACCTCCCGGCCATCCGGCAACTGCTGGCGGACGGGGCTGCGGACACCTCTGCAGCTCCGCGGCTTGCCCTGGTGGCCACCACGCACCAGCATTGGGACCATGTGCGGGCCCTGAAGGAACTGGTGAAAGCCACGGGGGCGCGTACGGCAGCAGGGGCGGACGACGCCGATGCGCTGCCAATTGCCGCCGACCGGCGGCTCGGGCACGGGGACACGGTGGCCGTGGATGGCTTCGAGCTCACGGCGGTGCACCTGCGCGGCCATACGCCCGGCTCCATCGCGTTTGTCTATGAGGACCCGGAAGGACCTGCGCATATCTTCTCCGGCGACTCGCTGTTCCCGGGCGGTGTGGGCAACACGGAGAAGGACCCAGAACGGTTCAACCAGCTCCTGTCCGACGTCACGGAACGGCTGTTCGGCGCCTACCCGGACACCGCCGTCGTCCATCCCGGGCACGGCAAGCCAACCACGCTGGGTGCCGAGCGGCCGCACCTCGATGAGTGGCGCGCCCGCGGCTGGTAA
- a CDS encoding MFS transporter: protein MTDATNAEPGMQQRRADSGEAHDRTRTGSSLVDLSTLVDAEIDELPPAEPTRVGSRRALAYLGVCLVLIGLNLRSVFSSLSAVLPEVTSQAGLPGWSVVVLTTVPVTLLGVFAPVAPVLARRFGAERVLLGAMALLTAGLLLRPVDTGAAAGGSGHLPALLVGTAACGAAIALCNVLLPGLVKRDFPHRLGLMGGLYTTAICASAALGAGFTYPVYTATGEWTKALWVWALPAAVVLLLFLPVAVRQGSVRHQAVKDGVNVWRSPVAWQVTIFMVLQAMMSFSGFAWLAPILRERGVDGATAGLIVAVCIVLQMLGSLFAPALAARFRDQRAINTVVALMTGGGFVLSILGPLNLIWVWAGLLGLGQGSLTAAALTLIMLRTRDGHTAAHLSGMMQGVGYGVGSTGTLMVGQLHQATGSFVPAGVLFMVVGLLAAVFGYRSGRNRFVE from the coding sequence ATGACCGACGCAACGAATGCCGAACCGGGGATGCAGCAGCGAAGGGCTGACTCCGGGGAAGCCCATGACCGGACCAGGACGGGCAGCAGCCTGGTGGACCTCAGCACCCTGGTGGATGCAGAAATTGATGAGCTGCCGCCTGCTGAACCCACCCGCGTGGGCAGCCGGCGCGCCCTGGCATATCTGGGTGTGTGCCTGGTCCTGATCGGCCTGAACCTGCGCAGCGTCTTTTCCAGCCTCTCCGCCGTCCTGCCGGAAGTGACATCGCAGGCCGGGCTGCCCGGCTGGTCCGTGGTGGTGCTGACCACGGTTCCCGTGACACTGCTGGGCGTGTTCGCACCCGTCGCCCCGGTCCTGGCCCGGCGGTTCGGCGCGGAGCGTGTGCTGCTGGGCGCCATGGCACTGCTGACCGCTGGACTGCTGCTGCGGCCGGTGGACACCGGGGCAGCCGCCGGCGGTTCGGGCCACCTGCCGGCCCTCCTCGTTGGAACGGCAGCCTGCGGGGCGGCAATCGCCCTGTGCAACGTGCTCCTCCCCGGGCTGGTGAAGCGCGACTTCCCGCACCGGCTGGGGCTCATGGGCGGCCTCTACACCACCGCGATCTGCGCATCAGCCGCCCTCGGGGCCGGCTTCACCTACCCGGTCTACACGGCGACGGGGGAGTGGACCAAGGCGCTGTGGGTCTGGGCGCTGCCCGCCGCCGTCGTCCTCTTGTTGTTCCTTCCCGTTGCCGTGCGGCAGGGAAGTGTCCGGCACCAGGCCGTCAAGGACGGCGTGAATGTGTGGCGCTCACCGGTCGCCTGGCAGGTCACTATTTTCATGGTGCTGCAGGCCATGATGTCCTTCAGTGGCTTCGCCTGGCTGGCGCCGATCCTCCGCGAAAGGGGCGTGGACGGGGCCACCGCAGGGCTGATCGTTGCCGTGTGTATCGTGCTGCAGATGCTGGGCTCCCTGTTCGCGCCGGCCCTTGCTGCGAGGTTCCGCGACCAGCGCGCCATCAACACGGTGGTGGCACTGATGACCGGCGGGGGATTCGTGCTGAGCATCCTCGGCCCGCTCAACCTCATCTGGGTGTGGGCCGGCCTGCTGGGACTGGGGCAGGGAAGCCTCACCGCCGCCGCATTGACCCTGATCATGCTCCGCACCCGTGACGGGCACACCGCCGCCCACCTCTCCGGCATGATGCAGGGTGTGGGCTACGGAGTTGGCTCCACGGGCACCCTCATGGTGGGCCAGCTCCACCAGGCAACGGGGTCCTTCGTTCCCGCCGGGGTCCTGTTCATGGTGGTGGGCCTGCTCGCGGCGGTCTTTGGCTACCGGTCCGGCCGGAACCGGTTCGTGGAGTAG
- a CDS encoding RNA polymerase sigma factor — MEEPLVLDTLAQEEIDIFDNAAGTDPAVLFAAAYRTFAGPVHGYLKARGLDDPEAVTQDVFLAFHSRIGTLTGGLQGAKSLIFSIAHARMVDHYRRVERRPQLTPYDPQHDGRTTPSAEDHAVELTAGAEAMLEGLSEEHQEVLALRVVADLSIDQVAAIMGKSAGAIKQLQRRALQNLKAQTLKRNQAHHE; from the coding sequence ATGGAGGAGCCGCTGGTGCTGGACACTTTGGCCCAAGAAGAGATCGACATATTCGACAACGCAGCCGGAACTGATCCGGCCGTGTTGTTCGCTGCTGCCTATCGAACCTTCGCGGGCCCGGTCCACGGGTACCTCAAGGCGCGCGGACTCGATGACCCCGAGGCCGTTACCCAGGACGTCTTTCTGGCCTTCCACTCCAGGATCGGCACGCTCACGGGCGGCCTGCAGGGCGCCAAATCGCTGATCTTCTCAATTGCCCACGCGCGCATGGTGGACCACTACCGACGGGTGGAGCGCAGGCCGCAGCTCACACCGTACGACCCCCAGCATGACGGCCGGACCACGCCGTCCGCGGAGGACCACGCCGTGGAACTGACGGCCGGCGCCGAAGCCATGCTGGAAGGGCTCAGCGAAGAACACCAGGAGGTCCTGGCCCTTCGCGTCGTGGCGGACCTGTCCATCGACCAAGTGGCCGCCATCATGGGCAAGAGCGCCGGAGCCATCAAGCAGCTCCAGCGCCGGGCACTGCAAAACCTCAAGGCACAAACGCTCAAGAGAAACCAGGCACATCATGAGTGA
- the trmB gene encoding tRNA (guanosine(46)-N7)-methyltransferase TrmB has product MSESPENPQQPHVPRPVTPGTQASFGTYGGRPVSFVRRGTRLQGRRQAAWAEHAERWAVNVPRHVANTSVHPDYTFDAATEFGREAPLIVEIGSGLGDAICHAAEQNPDTNFLAVEVYTPGLANTIIKINSRGLNNVRVVEANAPEVLATMLPEGSVSELWVFFPDPWHKSRHHKRRLIQPEFAGLAARALKPGGLFRIATDWSNYAVHVRDVMAGSGDFENLHTGERRGPESPLTQVWQSGVESVVGGAPVREGRAPVSTEHTGPNEGVDETGGWAPRFEGRIRTSFEAKAHEAGRLIFDLCYRRR; this is encoded by the coding sequence ATGAGCGAATCCCCTGAAAACCCCCAGCAGCCGCATGTCCCCAGGCCCGTGACGCCCGGCACCCAGGCCTCCTTCGGCACGTACGGCGGCCGCCCCGTCAGTTTCGTGCGCCGCGGCACCAGGCTTCAGGGGCGCCGGCAGGCCGCCTGGGCCGAGCACGCCGAGCGGTGGGCAGTCAACGTGCCACGGCATGTAGCCAACACTTCCGTCCACCCCGACTACACCTTTGACGCAGCCACAGAATTCGGCCGTGAAGCCCCGCTCATCGTCGAGATCGGATCCGGACTCGGCGACGCCATCTGCCATGCGGCGGAACAGAACCCGGACACCAATTTCCTGGCCGTGGAGGTCTACACGCCGGGGCTGGCCAACACGATTATCAAGATCAACAGCAGGGGCTTGAACAACGTCCGCGTGGTGGAAGCAAACGCACCCGAGGTCCTGGCCACCATGCTGCCCGAAGGCTCGGTCAGCGAACTGTGGGTCTTCTTCCCGGACCCCTGGCACAAGTCGCGGCACCATAAGCGCCGCCTCATCCAGCCCGAGTTCGCCGGGCTTGCGGCACGGGCGCTGAAGCCGGGAGGCCTGTTCCGGATCGCCACCGACTGGTCAAACTACGCTGTCCACGTCCGGGACGTCATGGCGGGTTCGGGAGACTTCGAAAACCTGCACACCGGCGAGCGCCGCGGCCCCGAAAGCCCCCTGACGCAGGTGTGGCAGTCCGGCGTCGAATCGGTAGTCGGCGGGGCGCCGGTACGTGAGGGGCGCGCCCCGGTCAGCACGGAACACACCGGGCCCAACGAGGGCGTGGACGAAACAGGCGGCTGGGCTCCCCGCTTCGAGGGCAGGATCCGGACCAGCTTCGAGGCAAAGGCCCACGAGGCCGGGCGGCTGATCTTCGATCTCTGCTACCGGCGCCGCTGA
- a CDS encoding sigma-70 family RNA polymerase sigma factor: protein MPLDDNVVEAIYREHGSALRRFVLSATRDPQLAEDVVQETVLRVWQHAPEINGSFRSYLYRTARNIMIDNYRRSQRRPHEALESSLTDPAEVMGRVDELLNRVLMEEALLRLSKEHRDVLVALHYRRFTVNEAAVQLNIPSGTVKSRAYYALRALRTILDEMGVER, encoded by the coding sequence ATGCCGCTCGACGACAACGTGGTGGAGGCCATCTACCGTGAACACGGCAGCGCCCTGCGCCGGTTCGTGCTCAGCGCCACCCGGGATCCGCAGCTCGCGGAGGACGTGGTCCAGGAAACCGTGCTCCGCGTCTGGCAGCATGCCCCGGAAATCAACGGCAGCTTCCGCAGTTACTTGTACCGCACAGCCAGGAACATCATGATCGACAACTACCGCCGGAGCCAGCGCCGTCCGCACGAGGCGCTGGAAAGCAGCCTTACCGACCCCGCCGAGGTGATGGGCCGCGTTGACGAGCTGCTCAACCGGGTCCTGATGGAGGAAGCGCTGCTGCGGCTGAGCAAGGAACACCGGGACGTCCTGGTGGCCCTTCATTACCGCAGGTTCACCGTCAACGAGGCCGCGGTCCAGCTCAACATCCCCAGCGGTACCGTCAAGTCCCGCGCCTATTACGCCCTCCGGGCCCTGCGCACCATCCTGGACGAAATGGGGGTGGAACGGTGA
- a CDS encoding MFS transporter, which yields MQDSTLPGTRDAAGIFRPPYLWVTVGTCALVFLAAFESLAVTTIMPLVSRELNGGSLYALAFAGPMATGVIGMVGAGNWSDRRGPAAPLYASVALFVLGLLIAGSSASMPMLVAGRLVQGLGGGALTVALYVLVARFFPGPLHPRIFAAFSAAWVVPSLVGPFAAGVVAQVFSWHWVFLGVVGLVIPALAMIVPVLRGLDGPDAEGRPAGTGQPDETAQPWALGRLGWAALAALAVLGLNLSADASIPGFPAATALLALAAVVLALVAVRPLVPSGTLAARRGLPSVILARGLASASFFGAEVYLPYLLIDQYSFPPTLAGLTLTGGALAWAGAAAVQGRMGTRLPHRRAVQSGSLMVLAAITLALATTALHWPPATAIAGWVLAGGGMGLLYPRLSVMTLALSTKENEGFNSSAMSISDSLGGALSLATTGIVFAAFTTPVQSFAGVFAFTAAIGVAAVLVAPRVTAGGRVGG from the coding sequence GTGCAGGACTCCACGCTCCCGGGAACCCGCGACGCCGCCGGGATCTTCCGGCCACCATACCTTTGGGTGACCGTGGGAACCTGCGCCCTGGTGTTCCTGGCCGCCTTCGAATCCCTTGCCGTGACCACCATCATGCCCCTGGTCAGCCGGGAGTTGAACGGCGGAAGCCTCTACGCGCTGGCCTTTGCGGGGCCCATGGCCACGGGCGTGATCGGCATGGTGGGAGCCGGAAACTGGTCAGACCGCCGAGGGCCGGCCGCGCCGCTGTATGCCTCGGTGGCGCTGTTCGTGCTGGGCCTGCTCATCGCGGGCAGCTCGGCGTCCATGCCCATGCTCGTGGCGGGGCGCCTGGTGCAGGGGCTGGGCGGCGGCGCCCTCACGGTCGCGCTGTACGTGCTGGTGGCGCGGTTCTTCCCGGGCCCCCTCCACCCTCGGATCTTCGCTGCGTTTTCGGCCGCCTGGGTGGTCCCGTCCCTGGTGGGACCCTTCGCCGCAGGTGTGGTGGCGCAGGTCTTCAGCTGGCACTGGGTGTTCCTGGGGGTGGTGGGCCTGGTCATTCCGGCGCTCGCGATGATCGTGCCCGTGCTGCGCGGACTGGACGGACCCGACGCGGAGGGGCGGCCGGCCGGGACGGGCCAACCCGACGAAACCGCACAGCCGTGGGCCCTGGGCCGGCTGGGATGGGCGGCACTGGCCGCGCTCGCCGTGCTGGGGCTCAATCTCTCCGCGGACGCCAGCATCCCCGGCTTCCCGGCAGCCACGGCACTCCTGGCGCTCGCCGCCGTCGTCCTTGCCCTGGTGGCTGTGCGCCCTTTGGTGCCCTCCGGCACCCTCGCCGCCCGCCGCGGCCTGCCCAGCGTCATCCTTGCCCGGGGGCTTGCATCGGCCTCGTTCTTCGGCGCCGAGGTCTACCTTCCGTATCTCCTGATCGACCAGTATTCGTTCCCGCCCACACTGGCCGGCCTGACCCTCACCGGCGGCGCGCTGGCATGGGCGGGGGCCGCCGCTGTGCAGGGCCGGATGGGCACACGGCTGCCGCACCGCCGCGCCGTCCAGTCCGGTTCGCTCATGGTCCTGGCCGCAATAACCCTGGCCCTGGCCACCACCGCGCTGCACTGGCCGCCCGCCACCGCCATCGCAGGCTGGGTGCTGGCAGGGGGCGGCATGGGCCTGCTCTACCCCCGCCTGAGCGTGATGACCCTGGCCCTGTCCACTAAGGAGAACGAAGGCTTCAACAGCTCCGCCATGTCCATCTCAGACTCGCTGGGCGGCGCGCTGTCCCTGGCCACCACCGGGATTGTGTTCGCGGCATTCACGACGCCGGTCCAGTCCTTCGCAGGGGTCTTCGCCTTCACCGCCGCCATCGGGGTCGCCGCGGTCCTGGTGGCACCGCGCGTCACCGCCGGGGGGCGCGTGGGCGGCTAG
- a CDS encoding cyclopropane-fatty-acyl-phospholipid synthase family protein, which yields MSEHQDTQHEGHAHDGGTSPEGGGGGSDAASAWDERYRSKARLWSGKPNPQLVREAGGLRPGKALELGCGEGADAIWLAQQGWSVTAVDVSAVALERARSHELAELARESVHASNGNMESRITWQLADLTQWQAEDSYDLVTSQFLHSQELDWRIPLRTAASAVKPGGTLLVVGHHPDRLPPWGPGHHHEGMFYTGNQLVRELGLDQPGWQLEVLTSRERPVTGPEGQEATIADVIVRATRLS from the coding sequence ATGAGCGAGCACCAGGACACCCAGCACGAAGGGCACGCGCACGACGGCGGCACGTCGCCGGAAGGGGGCGGCGGCGGCAGTGACGCGGCTTCCGCCTGGGACGAGAGGTATCGCAGCAAAGCAAGGCTGTGGAGCGGGAAGCCGAACCCGCAGCTGGTCCGGGAGGCCGGTGGCCTGCGGCCCGGGAAGGCACTGGAACTGGGATGCGGCGAGGGCGCCGACGCCATCTGGCTGGCTCAGCAAGGCTGGTCCGTGACCGCGGTCGACGTCTCCGCCGTTGCCCTGGAACGGGCCCGCTCCCACGAACTGGCCGAACTGGCGCGGGAAAGCGTGCACGCCTCGAACGGCAATATGGAAAGCCGGATCACGTGGCAGCTGGCGGACCTGACGCAGTGGCAGGCGGAAGATTCCTATGACCTGGTGACGTCGCAGTTCCTGCATTCCCAGGAGCTGGACTGGCGGATCCCGCTGCGCACCGCGGCCTCGGCCGTCAAACCGGGCGGAACGCTGCTGGTGGTGGGCCACCACCCGGACCGGCTGCCGCCGTGGGGTCCGGGGCACCACCATGAAGGCATGTTCTACACCGGGAACCAGCTGGTGCGGGAACTGGGACTGGATCAGCCCGGATGGCAGCTGGAGGTCCTCACCAGCCGGGAGCGCCCAGTGACCGGGCCGGAAGGGCAGGAGGCCACCATCGCCGACGTCATCGTGCGCGCCACCCGCCTTTCCTAG
- a CDS encoding anti-sigma factor — MNTNPHHLLGAYVLGGLDPADLTLFEAHLQDCAACRKELAVLEKVRMLLDSLPVPDAVALSGIPGSSAVPGGSEGTDANTPARLFNELAHRRRTLRRRWAALAGAVAAACLAVGLAVGPLLVRPPQPDATYSVASGGGLQVNIDMARKTWGTELAVSGSSLPAEGTLSLWVRDRAGTEDRACAWTATPSGKVKVTGATPIQLGSISSVELRDGAQRAVAVITVP; from the coding sequence GTGAACACCAACCCGCACCACCTGCTGGGCGCCTACGTTCTGGGCGGCCTTGACCCCGCCGACCTCACCCTGTTCGAGGCGCATCTCCAGGACTGCGCCGCCTGCCGCAAGGAACTGGCGGTACTGGAGAAAGTGCGCATGCTCCTTGATTCCCTTCCCGTTCCTGACGCAGTGGCGCTCAGCGGCATTCCAGGCAGCAGCGCCGTGCCCGGCGGCAGCGAGGGAACTGATGCCAACACCCCGGCGCGCCTGTTCAACGAACTGGCGCACCGCCGTCGGACCTTACGACGGCGGTGGGCGGCTTTGGCCGGGGCTGTTGCCGCCGCGTGCCTGGCTGTGGGCCTGGCCGTGGGGCCCCTGCTCGTCAGGCCGCCGCAGCCGGATGCCACCTATTCCGTGGCGTCCGGCGGAGGGCTCCAGGTGAACATCGACATGGCCCGGAAGACTTGGGGGACCGAACTTGCGGTCAGCGGCAGCAGCCTGCCGGCGGAAGGGACCCTCTCGCTGTGGGTGCGGGACCGGGCAGGCACGGAGGACCGGGCCTGCGCCTGGACTGCAACCCCCAGCGGAAAGGTCAAGGTCACCGGGGCGACGCCCATCCAGCTGGGCAGCATCTCGAGCGTTGAACTGCGCGACGGCGCCCAGCGGGCCGTGGCGGTCATCACCGTTCCCTAG
- a CDS encoding SRPBCC family protein: protein MPQVRAERLIRIDPETAFALSQTTGDFRLKWDPFISAQGFLDGARAAGKGVRTRTRSRLGLVMVSQYVSYAPPRNVGMTMVAGPWFFTNFGGGWRFTADDVGTRAVWKYTFSCRPALLRPLLEGIGSRLLGYEIERRIEAFARACEDPALVAEFRALGMPVKQPTRPGTRSPRER from the coding sequence ATGCCCCAGGTACGCGCTGAACGCCTTATCCGTATCGATCCGGAGACTGCGTTCGCCCTCTCCCAGACCACGGGAGACTTCCGGCTCAAGTGGGACCCCTTTATTTCCGCCCAGGGCTTCCTTGACGGGGCGCGTGCGGCGGGAAAGGGCGTCCGCACCCGGACCAGGTCCCGGCTGGGCCTGGTGATGGTGAGCCAGTACGTCTCCTACGCACCGCCACGGAACGTCGGAATGACCATGGTGGCCGGGCCGTGGTTCTTCACGAACTTTGGCGGTGGCTGGCGGTTCACGGCGGACGACGTCGGCACCCGGGCGGTCTGGAAATACACCTTCTCATGCCGTCCGGCTTTGCTCCGGCCCCTCTTGGAAGGGATCGGCAGCCGGCTGCTGGGCTACGAGATCGAACGCCGGATCGAGGCCTTCGCCCGCGCCTGCGAGGACCCCGCCCTGGTGGCGGAATTCCGGGCACTGGGAATGCCGGTGAAGCAGCCAACCAGGCCAGGAACCCGCAGCCCTAGGGAACGGTGA